In Aspergillus luchuensis IFO 4308 DNA, chromosome 1, nearly complete sequence, the following are encoded in one genomic region:
- a CDS encoding Zn(II)2Cys6 transcription factor (COG:S;~EggNog:ENOG410PX5I;~InterPro:IPR036864,IPR021858,IPR001138;~PFAM:PF00172;~go_function: GO:0000981 - DNA-binding transcription factor activity, RNA polymerase II-specific [Evidence IEA];~go_function: GO:0008270 - zinc ion binding [Evidence IEA];~go_process: GO:0006355 - regulation of transcription, DNA-templated [Evidence IEA]), translated as MKNVRNDFLPADRKIATRDCRLCTKRRIKCDRTIPQCRKCTIRGLGCPGFDAVQLNWNHAMARRGNQSLTRPGFSPQDRETEGYIVKHGTSILHTFVVEASPPIPHPLTDDGLGRRQSSTVLGERLINHFSRHVVSIFSWIDSHKNPWRKIVLPLAQGSISVRLSILNLAAAHLAATSTGTIALRMKQVNFSLRDIALRSLNQEIQRQLDCHAVKPPDQLCLTRILIAAITLCHAELVTRDSTDWTTHLHACRAIVSRYGVCARNETLDPMTQFAIKEIRDVEVFNNVFSFSGSSKVATTAIEFQPWTFTDLINDITAMERHHYGYLIEGRQPPDVNFNIWQAKLEQASTQMSLSDITCLLSQGKTTREGFEALIDTHYYASLIYLHQAFASPTAMMKTVSSTVPILLDRIQKVVLASGDAFSQDLFFPLFIAGTECWGDEDKQRIVEQILLKLLVTTGLWCNHRALDFLRAFWSSSRHHGTGKWIQYGRDSKQQLGHLLVF; from the exons ATGAAGAATGTTCGGAATGACTTTCTCCCTGCCGATCGGAAAATTGCAACCCGAG ACTGCCGTTTATGCACCAAAAGACGCATAAAATGTGATCGGACTATTCCACAGTGCCGTAAGTGCACTATTCGGGGGCTCGGTTGCCCTGGGTTCGACGCAGTTCAATTGAATTGGAACCATGCCATGGCACGTCGAGGGAACCAGTCTTTGACTCGACCTGGATTCAGTCCGCAAGATCGAGAAACGGAAGGCTACATCGTCAAGCATGGTACTTCTATCCTCCATACATTTGTTGTGGAGGCTAGTCCGCCGATCCCTCACCCTCTGACAGATGATGGTCTCGGTCGCCGCCAGTCATCGACGGTCCTGGGTGAACGACTGATCAACCATTTTAGCCGGCACGTTGTAAGCATATTCTCGTGGATCGACAGTCACAAGAATCCTTGGAGAAAGATCGTGCTGCCTCTGGCGCAAGGGTCTATAAGTGTCCGCCTGTCTATACTGAACCTCGCTGCTGCTCACTTAGCAGCCACATCTACTGGTACCATTGCATTACGTATGAAACAGGTCAATTTTAGCCTAAGAGATATTGCCTTACGCAGCCTAAACCAAGAGATCCAGCGCCAACTAGACTGTCATGCCGTGAAGCCCCCTGACCAGCTATGTCTGACTAGAATTCTCATTGCTGCGATTACACTTTGCCATGCGGAATTGGTGACTCGCGATTCGACTGACTGGACTACTCATCTACATGCCTGTCGTGCCATCGTAAGCAGGTATGGAGTGTGCGCTCGCAACGAGACTCTCGATCCCATGACACAATTTGCGATCAAAGAGATCAGGGACGTTGAGGTATTCAATAatgtcttctccttctcaggcAGCAGTAAAGTAGCGACTACAGCAATCGAGTTCCAGCCATGGACATTTACAGACCTGATTAATGACATTACTGCTATGGAAAGACATCATTATGGGTATCTCATTGAAGGCCGACAGCCACCTGATGTCAACTTCAACATCTGGCAAGCAAAGCTAGAGCAGGCCTCCACACAAATGAGTCTGTCGGATATCACATGTCTCTTGTCCCAGGGCAAGACTACGCGAGAAGGCTTTGAAGCTCTCATAGACACACATTATTACGCGTCGCTTATCTACCTTCATCAGGCTTTTGCATCTCCAACCGCAATGATGAAAACCGTCTCCTCTACCGTACCCATACTGCTTGATAGAATTCAAAAGGTTGTCTTGGCTTCCGGTGATGCATTCTCACAggacctcttcttccctctgtTCATTGCTGGCACAGAGTGttggggagatgaggatAAGCAACGAATAGTTGAACAGATTCTGCTAAAGCTACTTGTGACGACTGGGTTGTGGTGCAACCATAGGGCGCTGGACTTTCTGCGTGCATTCTGGTCCAGCTCAAGGCATCATGGCACCGGGAAATGGATACAGTATGGTCGAGATTCCAAACAACAGCTGGGTCATCTTCTTGTGTTCTGA
- a CDS encoding uncharacterized protein (COG:S;~EggNog:ENOG410PWFA;~InterPro:IPR011717,IPR011990,IPR035994;~PFAM:PF07721;~go_function: GO:0003824 - catalytic activity [Evidence IEA];~go_function: GO:0005515 - protein binding [Evidence IEA];~go_function: GO:0042802 - identical protein binding [Evidence IEA];~go_process: GO:0009116 - nucleoside metabolic process [Evidence IEA]), translated as MTVVTRPPRDRHGFKIAIVCALPREADAVIALLDRHWEDTEEVYSKAPGDPNAYTTGVIGTHNVVVAHMPHTGKVSATGAVRGLRTSFPSIDLTLVVGICGGVPLDPNQRRDIFLGDVIFSQGVLEFDFGRQYPSGLEPKHTDGEVGGGVPALSIQSILRKLETDRHLQHLEEEAKIWLQALQHRPNYQYPGRESDQLFQSSYLHRHSEPSTCGECSDENVCADALKTSCCDLGCDEDNLVRRERTVMCPQTPDGSERTETGPWPAIHVGRMGFGRAAMESGKQRDELAQREGIIGLEIEGAGTYTSSFFPSLVIKGVCDYADSHRNEVWQDYAAATAAACTKAFLQHWATDAMRTNVEFGEIMTMVHSGGLLQDQGKPAAAAAVFQKALERMQESQTTGSPIETDTITGLTQAWVALNRHAEAEPLLVQFVKSYIRQVGDQESTVAAMRNLAEFYEKWDMCLAAQPLRTKVAQMNQRQLGRGSVPACLSQFELGLNLIQQGRHAEARPSLYTNLEYPLEAEDVSHKGNLDRMVDIAGRLADCGIDRCEYLHVAEHMARDAVRLVRPRIETLPYVALSAFRTLGFVYRLLGKAAEAEEQYLESLTIVNGRSQMEWLESDVMVRCSSVLLEQGRYSPALSMASEALGKVQRQAEPLGETVARCRTNLALAYMEMGQYRSAGSLVVDILSKAYEDAWDVEKSTVSSLLGIVSIIEDVATVLSRAGCWQQSQHIYEKTHSILAQLLGTMDMRTLRTSLRLRDTLSLQGNFMDALVLSLECKDRYLQRVRQDTVPERMIMAQLDIGLARAYEGLGDHTTAEALARQALKTITESTDENSPESLRATAILGSILVSQGGPKLMKGSAMQRRVVETWATLTEENSLPALEAIEAVARTCEIQGDKEQLTVWRERASSVKETFEESLSEEEEDRIEYLVGQVFEKWAANGEKVIQEIDRRRTKVFTMMLP; from the coding sequence ATGACTGTGGTGACCCGTCCCCCTCGCGATCGTCATGGTTTTAAGATCGCCATTGTCTGTGCTCTTCCCCGAGAAGCAGATGCAGTGATCGCGCTTCTTGACCGTCACTGGGAGGATACCGAAGAGGTTTACAGCAAAGCTCCTGGTGATCCCAATGCCTACACTACCGGTGTTATCGGCACACACAATGTTGTGGTCGCGCATATGCCGCATACGGGCAAGGTCAGTGCGACTGGGGCAGTTAGGGGTTTGCGCACTAGCTTTCCCAGTATTGATCTCACCTTGGTCGTAGGAATCTGTGGTGGCGTTCCATTGGATCCAAACCAGCGACGGGATATTTTCCTCGGAGACGTGATCTTCAGTCAAGGAGTGCTGGAGTTCGATTTTGGGCGACAGTATCCGAGTGGCTTAGAGCCGAAGCACACCGACGGTGAGGTTGGAGGTGGCGTACCTGCCTTGTCCATCCAATCTATCTTGCGAAAACTGGAGACCGACCGCCATCTACAACAcctcgaggaagaagcaaaaatTTGGCTACAGGCCTTGCAGCACCGACCAAATTACCAGTATCCTGGTCGTGAGTCGGACCAGCTCTTCCAATCATCatatcttcatcgtcacagTGAACCATCCACATGTGGCGAGTGCTCAGACGAAAATGTATGCGCTGATGCACTCAAGACTTCCTGCTGTGACTTGGGATGCGATGAGGATAACCTGGTGCGTAGGGAAAGGACTGTTATGTGTCCGCAAACACCAGATGGTTCAGAACGAACCGAAACAGGGCCGTGGCCAGCTATTCACGTGGGTCGCATGGGCTTCGGCCGTGCCGCCATGGAGTCTGGTAAGCAGCGTGACGAACTTGCTCAGCGCGAAGGCATCATCGGTTTGGAAATAGAAGGCGCCGGTACCTATACTAGTAGCTTCTTCCCCAGCTTGGTCATTAAGGGAGTCTGTGATTATGCAGATTCGCACCGAAATGAGGTTTGGCAGGATTAcgcagcagccacagcagcTGCGTGCACAAAGGCCTTTTTACAGCATTGGGCAACAGATGCTATGCGTACAAATGTCGAGTTTGGTGAGATCATGACCATGGTACATTCTGGGGGTCTCCTGCAGGATCAGGGCAAGCcagccgccgctgctgctgtgttTCAGAAAGCTCTAGAGCGGATGCAAGAATCTCAGACCACAGGTTCTCCCATAGAGACTGATACCATCACGGGTTTGACACAAGCCTGGGTCGCCCTGAACCGACATGCCGAAGCTGAGCCTCTCCTAGTTCAGTTTGTTAAGTCTTACATCCGACAAGTGGGTGATCAAGAGTCAACCGTCGCCGCGATGAGGAATCTAGCCGAGTTTTACGAGAAATGGGATATGTGCCTGGCGGCGCAGCCTCTTCGGACAAAGGTCGCACAAATGAATCAACGTCAACTAGGCCGTGGGAGTGTACCCGCTTGTCTAAGCCAGTTCGAACTCGGATTGAACCTTATCCAGCAAGGACGGCATGCTGAAGCAAGGCCAAGCCTGTACACTAATCTCGAGTACCCTTTGGAGGCTGAGGATGTGAGCCACAAGGGCAACCTCGATCGCATGGTGGATATCGCAGGTAGACTTGCTGACTGCGGGATTGATCGGTGCGAATATCTTCACGTGGCAGAACACATGGCGCGCGATGCGGTGCGCCTAGTAAGACCACGAATCGAGACACTGCCGTATGTAGCTCTATCAGCCTTCCGGACGCTTGGCTTCGTGTACAGGCTGCTTGggaaggctgctgaggcaGAAGAACAATATCTGGAGTCGCTGACCATTGTAAACGGACGCAGTCAGATGGAATGGCTGGAATCAGATGTGATGGTCAGGTGTTCCTCAGTTTTACTTGAGCAGGGGCGATATTCTCCCGCCTTGAGCATGGCTTCTGAGGCACTGGGGAAGGTTCAGAGGCAGGCAGAGCCTCTTGGAGAAACCGTGGCACGCTGCCGTACAAATCTTGCTTTGGCCTATATGGAAATGGGGCAATATCGCTCGGCAGGATCGCTTGTGGTTGACATTCTGAGCAAGGCGTATGAGGATGCCTGGGACGTTGAGAAGTCCACTgtttcctctctcctcgGAATAGTATCCATCATTGAAGATGTTGCCACTGTATTGAGCAGAGCAGGATGTTGGCAACAATCCCAGCATATTTACGAAAAGACGCATTCAATCTTAGCTCAGTTGCTAGGGACGATGGACATGCGCACACTGCGGACCTCCTTGCGCCTCCGAGATACGCTTAGCTTACAGGGGAATTTTATGGATGCTTTGGTACTCAGCCTTGAGTGTAAAGACCGCTACTTGCAGCGAGTGCGACAGGATACCGTGCCCGAACGAATGATAATGGCTCAATTGGACATTGGGCTTGCTCGGGCATACGAGGGACTGGGGGACCACACGACGGCAGAAGCACTTGCACGTCAGGCGTTGAAGACGATTACCGAGAGTACAGACGAGAATAGTCCAGAATCACTCCGCGCAACGGCTATTCTGGGGAGTATCCTCGTGTCGCAGGGCGGCCCTAAGTTAATGAAGGGCAGTGCTATGCAACGTCGTGTTGTTGAGACATGGGCTACATTGACGGAAGAAAATTCTTTACCAGCACTGGAGGCCATAGAGGCAGTCGCTCGGACGTGTGAGATTCAAGGAGATAAGGAACAGCTTACAGTCTGGAGGGAAAGAGCCTCGTCGGTGAAAGAGACATTCGAGGAGAGTTTgagcgaagaggaagaggacaggATTGAGTATCTGGTTGGGCAGGTATTTGAAAAGTGGGCCGCGAATGGCGAGAAGGTTATCCAAGAGATCGATCGACGGAGGACGAAGGTATTCACGATGATGTTACCATAG
- a CDS encoding uncharacterized protein (COG:S;~EggNog:ENOG410PYAH) has protein sequence MMSSSSTEWEVSSLTVNTGTADGATDALYANGRMQVPVYVSISAIDPDKNVPYSLTEAELESIKLVDYYSTSTELSGDWVYSTLENGFAHSGTTSPSLRSTSQSIKFWVSTSKVEKKNIAASVKQPDGKIVTTHESGFDYHVTLVGNPPINYTTDNITIQDTKSGDGSSASYSWSLLNYYISTNDHDLIKADLFIEQAESLFYNSENMVANLYTASKPSSVYNLLYVWEYGDQATKLLGPLNLLAETPAVTVNDKKNNLCLTMMNLTYTYVRENEVFIRGNHFTLYDIYGNSGKFKAELTNEGEVVIHNMQD, from the coding sequence ATgatgtcttcctcttcgacaGAGTGGGAAGTGAGCAGTCTCACCGTGAATACTGGTACAGCAGATGGAGCCACTGACGCGCTTTATGCCAACGGAAGGATGCAAGTGCCAGTTTATGTTTCCATCAGTGCTATTGATCCGGACAAGAATGTTCCTTACAGCTTGACGGAAGCTGAGCTGGAATCTATCAAGCTAGTGGATTACTACAGCACAAGTACTGAACTGTCGGGTGACTGGGTCTATTCTACTCTTGAAAATGGATTTGCCCACTCGGGGACTACGTCACCTTCTCTACGGAGTACCTCTCAATCCATAAAGTTTTGGGTTTCCACGTCCAAagtcgagaagaagaacatcgcTGCTAGTGTCAAGCAACCTGATGGGAAGATCGTCACTACTCATGAAAGTGGCTTTGATTACCATGTCACTCTTGTTGGAAACCCACCAATCAACTATACAACCGACAACATCACAATCCAAGATACCAAAAGTGGTGATGGCAGTTCCGCGTCATATTCATGGTCGCTATTGAATTACTATATTTCCACCAATGATCATGATCTTATTAAGGCCGACCTCTTCATTGAACAAGCCGAATCGCTTTTTTACAACTCGGAAAATATGGTCGCTAATTTATACACGGCTTCGAAACCTTCGTCAGTGTATAATCTCCTATATGTGTGGGAGTATGGTGATCAGGCGACAAAACTCCTTGGTCCTTTGAATTTACTGGCGGAGACTCCAGCTGTTACAGTCAACGAcaagaaaaataatctcTGTCTTACCATGATGAATCTTACCTATACCTATGTTCGCGAAAACGAAGTTTTTATTAGGGGAAATCATTTTACGCTATACGACATCTACGGAAACAGCGGGAAATTCAAAGCCGAGCTAACAAACGAGGGGGAGGTTGTTATTCACAACATGCAAGACTGA
- a CDS encoding fascin domain-containing protein (InterPro:IPR008999,IPR022768;~PFAM:PF06268;~go_function: GO:0030674 - protein-macromolecule adaptor activity [Evidence IEA];~go_function: GO:0051015 - actin filament binding [Evidence IEA]) encodes MIVQTVSLKDPNENYLSCKSNGNLRFDLVDLDPSCIFFMVPMGAGRTCLKGPNGKFIDLHNASFRCDGVTTGAALIFDDKILKLDSGRYLSNVVVDETIAVSSDATKLEIKATSFESFNVNMSLSVPTVTYNSNVLIENRYRPGKNYLALENSSGTIDISFSIPYSMDGERNGTVEVIFNHMRDNNSGGVIDVELNDQPVSQSYAPPTSFEVESIYTSTLSSLSEENRLSITLSQGVSGTYCFSDAALVFRDQDGYLKQQNSMYALGLSSGSSYNDGKLEKGLREGNPYLTLEGGSSWSKITFTVREELLGIGNCVIKIQNRRELDTSIDVYLNGNKIEDRYDNIPTDSFGTSTLAIHSNQLERSNELVIKPVDGKYYISDVSVDVVSILPDVTEESFGSYIKEWILLQRPNIGQLHKIPRDDFPAWKFVSEAPYWFFLPFLPVSPQEISVLFDYYNMLFVSVAFEVRDYNNKARDFHRELLSTDIPRKNALRHAYWTAMLSRRWGLYFALDLSTAHEEAHVDLTIEGPFDHVTDKINNAVGSLLGSRTSTDL; translated from the coding sequence ATGATTGTCCAGACCGTGTCTCTCAAAGATCCCAATGAGAACTATCTCTCATGTAAGTCCAATGGGAATTTGAGGTTCGACCTAGTCGATCTAGATCCCTCCTGCATATTCTTCATGGTACCAATGGGTGCTGGGAGAACCTGCTTAAAAGGCCCTAATGGGAAATTCATTGATCTGCACAATGCTAGTTTCCGATGTGACGGTGTTACAACCGGCGCAGCTTTGATCTTCGATGACAAAATCCTCAAACTTGACAGCGGCAGGTACCTCAgcaatgttgttgttgatgagacGATTGCGGTTAGCTCCGATGCCACGAAGTTGGAGATCAAAGCAACATCGTTCGAAAGTTTTAATGTGAACATGTCATTGTCCGTCCCCACGGTTACTTACAACAGCAACGTGCTCATTGAGAACCGTTACAGACCTGGGAAGAACTACCTGGCGCTCGAGAATTCCAGCGGAACCATCGAcatttccttctccattCCGTACTCcatggatggagagagaaacGGCACCGTGGAGGTGATCTTCAATCACATGAGAGATAATAACTCCGGAGGGGTCATCGACGTGGAATTGAACGATCAACCAGTCAGTCAAAGTTACGCTCCTCCTACCAGTTTCGAAGTGGAGAGTATATACACTTCGACACTATCCTCGCTGTCTGAAGAGAACAGACTCTCCATCACACTCTCTCAAGGGGTTTCCGGAACCTACTGCTTCTCTGATGCTGCTTTGGTATTCAGAGATCAGGACGGATACCTGAAACAGCAGAATTCCATGTATGCCCTTGGGCTATCATCCGGATCGTCATATAATGATGGAAAATTAGAAAAAGGTCTCAGGGAAGGTAATCCGTACCTCACTCTGGAGGGCGGGTCATCTTGGTCAAAGATTACATTCACTGTCAGGGAAGAGCTGTTGGGAATAGGAAACTGCGTGATCAAAATTCAAAACCGGCGGGAATTGGATACGTCCATCGATGTTTACCTCAACGGAAATAAGATCGAGGACCGCTACGACAATATCCCAACTGACTCATTTGGTACATCAACTTTAGCAATCCACAGCAATCAATTGGAAAGGAGCAACGAGCTTGTCATAAAGCCCGTTGATGGAAAATACTATATCTCAGACGTTAGCGTCGATGTGGTTTCTATTCTCCCAGATGTGACGGAGGAAAGCTTCGGAAGTTACATCAAAGAGTGGATCCTACTTCAGAGGCCAAATATAGGACAACTTCACAAAATTCCGCGGGATGATTTTCCAGCCTGGAAATTTGTCAGCGAGGCACCTTACTggttcttcctccctttcctccctGTTTCACCCCAAGAGATCAGTGTCCTCTTCGACTATTACAATATGTTATTCGTTTCTGTGGCGTTTGAGGTTAGGGACTACAATAACAAAGCTAGGGATTTCCATAGGGAGTTACTGAGCACAGACATCCCGAGAAAAAATGCTCTCAGGCATGCGTATTGGACCGCAATGTTATCCCGGCGATGGGGGCTGTATTTTGCTCTGGATCTGTCTACAGCACATGAGGAGGCCCATGTTGACTTGACTATTGAAGGCCCTTTCGATCATGTCACcgataagattaataatgcCGTGGGATCCCTTTTAGGCTCTCGCACCTCGACCGACCTGTAG
- a CDS encoding phytanoyl-CoA dioxygenase family protein (COG:Q;~EggNog:ENOG410PV9C;~InterPro:IPR008775;~PFAM:PF05721), with the protein MIASINEPSFARFNATATSTDVLVEAIRRDGGVIVESLITRDAAEQIKQDLKPHFDRDIPDKYGLFPPTTQRATGLLGISDACVDLACNPTYISVANALVSSSYSFWRGDHKVTVSGKPIISSTAGFRVTPGSKQQVVHRDDNDYHPHDSQLPVMIGCVTALTKTTKENGATVAIPGSHLWSPERQPLDEETVPAELEPGDAFIFLGNLYHAGGANVTENDYRETVGIFLCKPTLRPAENQFLVVPLERVKSMKPQAQRLLGYGVCEPGVGFMHYQDPMRVLFGVEDEETVDM; encoded by the exons ATGATTGCTTCTATCAATGAACCTTCTTTCGCACGCTTCAATGCTACCGCTACCTCTACTGATGTCCTCGTCGAGGCAATCCGCCGAGACGGAGGCGTGATTGTAGAGAGCCTAATCACTCGCGATGCAGCCGAACAAATCAAGCAAGATCTTAAGCCACACTTCGATAGAGATATACCGGACAAGTATGGCTTATTCCCTCCAACCACCCAGCGTGCTACCGGTCTGCTAGGCATCTCAGATGCCTGCGTCGACTTGGCTTGCAATCCGACCTATATCAGCGTCGCCAATGCACTTGTCTCATCCAGCTATTCCTTCTGGAGGGGCGATCATAAGGTGACGGTGTCTGGAAAGCCCATCATCTCTAGCACGGCTGGGTTCCGGGTGACACCGGGGAGCAAGCAGCAGGTGGTTCATCGTGATGATAA TGACTATCATCCACATGACTCTCAACTGCCTGTGATGATTGGTTGTGTGACTGCATTGACTAAGACAACCAAGGAGAACGGAGCGACCGTGGCCATTCCAGGCTCACATCTCTGGAGCCCGGAGCGGCAACCATTAGATGAAGAGACCGTCCCTGCGGAACTGGAACCAGGCGATGCGTTTATATTCTTGGGGAATCTGTATCATGCTGGTGGTGCGAATGTCACTGA AAACGATTACCGCGAAACGGTGGGAATCTTCCTCTGCAAGCCAACGCTGCGTCCGGCAGAGAACCAGTTCTTGGTCGTTCCTTTGGAACGAGTTAAGAGCATGAAGCCCCAAGCCCAGAGACTTCTAGGGTATGGGGTCTGCGAGCCCGGTGTTGGCTTCATGCATTATCAGGATCCGATGAGGGTGTTGTTCGGcgttgaggatgaagaaactGTTGATATGTGA
- a CDS encoding uncharacterized protein (COG:S;~EggNog:ENOG410PZQA;~SECRETED:SignalP(1-19)), whose product MKTSFITAACSTFAALSSAAPTDSSTFEVAITFWGADGSSFFQSFPADDTTHAITNPLSITKISSVGGGFCTFQGVDGSSTVVAGEVTVPVSPPQTQVSGTCDIL is encoded by the exons ATGAAGACCTCTTTCATCACCGCGGCTTGCTCTACCTTCGCTGCTCTGTCCAGCGCCGCTCCCACTGATAGCTCAACCTTCGAAGTCGCCATCACCTTCTGGGGCGCCGACGGTTCCTCGTTCTTCCAAAGCTTCCCAGCTGACGATACCACTCATGCAATCA CCAACCCACTGTCAATCACCAAGATTTCCTCTGTCGGAGGCGGATTCTGCACCTTCCAAGGAGTTGACGGCAGCAGCACTGTGGTAGCTGGTGAGGTGACTGTGCCTGTCAGCCCACCACAGACCCAGGTATCTGGAACCTGCGATATTCTGTGA
- a CDS encoding SDR family NAD(P)-dependent oxidoreductase (COG:Q;~EggNog:ENOG410PKXD;~InterPro:IPR036291,IPR002347;~PFAM:PF08659,PF00106,PF13561;~go_process: GO:0055114 - oxidation-reduction process [Evidence IEA]), with product MDPSSFEFTLPLHGKLAIVTGASRGIGASIAWELARRGANVCMTYVSPTSAQSITDLCTKITQLPHNPETWTIQADLSTPTGASDLISELKSHPTTPSPLKIDILVNNAGIEIVNPLTEITIDDYDTIFNLNVRGTMLMTQAVLPYLPPEGHGRIINLSSVGARYGFKGISLYIASKAAIEGFTRAWAAELGGNGTTVNAVAPGPVPSDLLSRIPKEIVEAQMASTPVEQRLGTTGEIGSVVAWLAGRDASWVTGQVVSASGGWAMY from the exons ATGGATCCATCGTCGTTCGAATTTACTCTCCCACTTCATGGCAAGCTCGCCATTGTGACGGGCGCATCCCGCGGCATCGGAGCCAGCATCGCATGGGAACTTGCACGTCGCGGTGCCAAT GTCTGCATGACCTACGTCTCTCCCACCAGCGCCCAATCCATCACCGACCTCTGCACCAAAATCACCCAACTCCCCCACAACCCCGAAACATGGACCATCCAAGCCGACCTCTCCACACCCACCGGCGCCTCAGATCTAATCTCCGAACTCAAATCCCATCCCACTACCCCAAGTCCCCTCAAAATAGACATCCTAGTCAACAACGCCGGCATCGAAATCGTCAATCCCCTCACCGAAATCACGATAGACGACTACgacaccatcttcaacctcaaCGTCCGCGGCACCATGCTCATGACCCAGGCCGTGCTACCGTATCTCCCACCCGAGGGTCACGGCCGGATTATCAACTTGAGTTCGGTTGGGGCAAGGTACGGTTTCAAGGGGATTAGTCTGTATATCGCGTCCAAAGCGGCGATTGAGGGGTTCACGCGCGCTTGGGCGGCTGAGTTGGGTGGGAATGGGACGACGGTTAATGCTGTTGCGCCGGGACCGGTGCCGAGTGATTTACTGAGTAGAATTCCGAAAGAAATTGTGGAGGCGCAGATGGCTAGCACGCCGGTGGAGCAGAGGTTGGGAACGACGGGGGAGATTGGTAGTGTGGTGGCTTGGTTGGCGGGGAGGGATGCTTCGTGGGTTACTGGGCAGGTTGTTTCTGCGAGTGGGGGGTGGGCGATGTATTGA